The genomic region AAGACGCTGTAGTCAGACATAGGTTTGCTCCTCTGTGAGCGTTTTGAAATCTTGCCGGCGGCCGCGTGGTATTGCAGGCACCGGCTACATTTGTTTGTTTTGGTTCAAAGGGCCTAGGTACTACTACCTACGCGAATATCAAAGTTTTTTGATATGGCCTTGTGGGGCTCTATCTATCAGGGTTCGATTATCGCAGTGGCAGATGGGTTTTCCAGAACTCCCTTACCTGAATTTGAAACCCGTTACGCAAACCGATAAACAGCTGCTCACCGGCCTTCAGGCCTGCTGCCGCGGCCCAGGCGGTGAGCTCTTCGGGCTCGAAGCCAAGCCAGAGGTCGCCGCAATTTTCTTTGGCCCAGTTCTGGTCGTGGCTGCACAGGTCGCTAACAACCAAGCAGCCGCCGTTGTTCATCAGTGCCGCAGCATCCAAAAAAATGTCTGCCGGGCTGGGTACGTGGTGCAGCACCATATTGGCCACTACAAGATCAAACGCATCGCCGCGGGCCAGCAGTGTGTCGGTGACACCTTCAATCAAATCAATGTTGTTCAGGCGCGCATCAATGCATGTGCGCGTTGCTTTGGCGAGCATGTCTCGGCTGTTATCCAGCGCAACAACGTGCTCGCAAAGCTCAGAAAGCACGGGCAAAAAGCCACCTTCGCCGGGGCCGATTTCCAAAGCCGTTTGCCACCGTGTTTTCCGTGTTCGCTTGCGAATCATGTCCGCTACGGGCGCCGCGTAAAGATTAAAGGCGGCTATCAATTCCTGCTGCTCCCGGAATTGTTCTGAGTGCCGGGAAAAAAACGCCTGCGACTGATCCGCTCGCTGGTTACGGATGGATTCAATCTTTTCTTGCAGGTGCGCGGGTAAGGGCGCGCGATCCACTGCATCAAAAATCTGACGAATAGTTTGGTCTGTCGGCTTTTCGTTATCCAAGTGCAGCGGGCGGCGATAAAAAATCGCGTTGCCTTCACGCTGTGGCTCTAGCAGCCCCGCCTTGTGCATGACTTTCAGATGGTGGCTCATGCCAGACTGGCGCATATCGAATAGCTGGCTCAGTTCCAACACGCCAAACGTATCGCGACGCAGCACACGCAAAATTTCCAAGCGCAATGGGTCGCCGCTCGCCTTGAAGATAGGGGCGAGCACGTCCACGGAGGAGATTTGATTAGCGTGTGCACTTGAACTTGTCATGGTTGCGGAGTGTAAGTGGGTTGGGGTGCTCAATCAATAGGCATATCAAAGTTTTTTGATATAGATTTATCATTCTTTGAAATCAATCTCTTTCGGCAATCCCCGACAGGATATTTACATAGAAGCGGCACGTCGATTTGCCCCGGCACACCGTAATCGGCGAAAATACGCGCCTTATTTTAAAGCAGCTTTTTATTGCCCGTTAAAAACGCTGGGTTACCCCCTATTTCCCTGAAAAACACTGGAGAAACGTCAATGCCCTCTCGTACAGATCTCGCCAACGCCATTCGCGCGCTGAGCATGGATGCGGTTCAGAAAGCCAAATCCGGCCATCCGGGTGCGCCCATGGGGATGGCGGATATCGCCGAGGTGCTGTGGAACGATTACCTAAGCCACAATCCGGCTAATCCGCAGTGGGCCAACCGCGACCGGTTCATGCTATCTAATGGCCACGGCTCCATGCTGCAGTATTCACTACTGCACCTGAGCGGGTACGACGTTTCCATTGATGACATCAAGAACTTCCGGCAGCTGCACTCTAAAACCCCGGGCCACCCGGAATACGGTTACACCCCAGGTGTAGAAACCACCACCGGCCCACTGGGGCAGGGCATGGCCAACGCGGTTGGGTTCGCGCTGGCAGAGAAAACATTGGCGGCGCAGTTCAACCGTCCGGGCCATAACGTTGTTGATCACTACACCTACGCATTCCTGGGCGACGGCTGCCTGATGGAAGGCATATCCCACGAAGTGTCTTCGCTGGCGGGCACTCTGGGCCTGGGCAAGCTGATCATGTTCTACGACGACAACGGCATCTCCATCGATGGCAAAGTCGACGGCTGGTTTACCGACAACACCCCCCAGCGTTTTGAATCTTACGGCTGGCAGGTGATTGCTAAAGTAGACGGCCATAACTCAGACGCCGTTCGTGCGGCGATTGAAGCAGGCCGTGCGAACACCAGTCAGCCCACACTGATCTGCTGCAAAACGATTATCGGCTTTGGTTCACCCAACAAGCAGGGCAGCGAAGCCGCGCACGGCGCAGCACTGGGCGAAGACGAAATCGTGCTGACCCGCGAAGCGCTGGGTTGGGATCACGGCTCATTCGAAATCCCGTCTGATATTTACCAAGCCTGGAACGCCAAAGACAAAGGCACCAAAGCCGAGAACGCGTGGAACGACACCTTTGCCGCGTATGAAAAAGCCGAGCCAGAACTGGCGGCCGAGCTGAAGCGCCGCATGGCCGGTGATCTGCCTGCCGATTTCTCCGAGAAAGCCCAGGCTTATATTCAGGAATGTCAGGATAAGAGCGAGACCATTGCCAGCCGTAAGGCTTCTCTGAACGCCCTGAACGCCTACGGCCCGTTGTTGCCGGAACTGCTCGGAGGCTCTGCCGATCTGGCGGGCTCCAACCTCACCATCTGGAACGGCTCAAAAGGCGTAACCAAAGAAGACGCCAGCGGCAACTACATCTATTACGGTGTGCGTGAGTTCGGCATGGCCGCCATCATGAACGGCATCGCCTTGCACGGTGGTTTCGTACCCTACGGCGCAACCTTCCTGATCTTCATGGAATACTGCCGTAACGCGGTGCGCATGGCCGCACTGATGAAGCAGCGCACTATCTTCGTGTTCACCCACGATTCGATTGGTCTGGGCGAAGACGGCCCGACTCACCAGCCAGTCGAGCAGCTCGCCAGCCTGCGTACCACGCCGAACATGAGCACCTGGCGCCCGGCCGACGCAGTAGAATCTGCCGTGGCTTGGAAATCTGCCCTCGAGCGCACAGACGGCCCGACTGCCTTGGTTTTCTCCCGTCAGAACTTGCCCGCCCAGGCGCGTGACGCGCAACAGTTGGCTGACGTGGCCAAAGGCGCTTACATTCTGTCTGACAGCGAAGGCTCACCCGATTTAATTATGATTGCCACCGGCTCCGAAGTTGGCCTAGCGCAGGACAGCGCAGCCAAGTTGCGAGAGCAGGGCAGCAACGTGCGTGTGGTCTCCATGCCATCTACCGATGTATTCGATGCCCAGAGCGCTGAATATAAGCAACAGGTGCTACCCATTGAGATCACCAACCGCATGGCTATCGAAGCCGCCATTGCCGATTACTGGTACAAGTACGTTGGGCTGGATGGCCGTGTTGTAGGCATGACCACCTTCGGTGAATCTGCGCCCGCCGGCGAACTGTTCAAAGAGTTCGGCTTTACCGTGGATAACGTCTTAGAAGTTGCTGCGGAGCTGCTGAGCGCCTGATGACAGCCTCCGCGCCCTTTCGTATTGCCATCAACGGGTATGGTCGTATTGGCCAGTGCGTGTTGCGTGCTCTGTACGAAAACGGTTTTCGCGACCGCTTGCAGGTGGTCGCGATTAACGAGCTTTCTGATATCGACACGATTGCACACCTGACTCGGTACGATTCCACTCATGGTCGGTTCACCGGAAGCATTGCAGTGCAAGGGCAGGACCTCATCATCAACGGTGATTCTATCCGCGTGCTGCGCCATTCCGACCCGGCAGAACTGCCGTGGAAAGAGCTGGATATCGACTTGGTGCTGGAATGCTCCGGATCCTTTTCAGACCGGGCGACTGCCGAGTTGCACCTTCAGGCGGGCGCGAAACGGCTGCTGTTCTCCCAGCCCGCTGAATCGGATGTCGACCGCACAGTGGTTTATGGCATCAACCAAGCAGAACTCACAGAAGCAGACCGGATAGTGGCAGCAGGCTCTTGCACCACTAACTGCCTGGTGCCGGTGATTACTGTGCTCGATAAAGCTTTTGGCGTGGAGCAGGGCAGTACCACCACCATCCACGCCGCCATGAACGACCAGCCGGTTATAGACGCCTACCATCAACAGGATCTGCGCCTTACCCGCAGCGCCCTGCACAACATAGTGCCCGTGGATACAGGGCTGGCGCGCGGCGTTGAACGGCTGCTTCCGCACATGGAAGGCCGGTTCAGCTCGGTCGCTTTGCGCGTACCCACCATGAACGTGTCCGCCATCGACATGGTGTTCAACGTGCGCCAAGCCACCGATGTGATAACCGTAAATCAGGTGCTTAAAGAAGCCGCAAGCGGCCCATTAAAAGGCATACTCGACTATACCGACGAACTACTGGCAAGCTCCGACTTCAACCACGACGCCCACTCCGGCGTAGTAGATGGCGGCCAAACCCGCGTAACCCGGGGTACCATGGTGAAAGTGCTGTGCTGGTTTGATAACGAATGGGGATTTGCCAGCCGCATGCTGGATGTAAGCCAAAGCTGGTTGCAGAAGGTGGGCTAACCTAAACCCCCTCTCCCCGGCCCTCTCCCGCAAGGGGAGAGGGAGTAAGCGCTTTAAAAAGCCCCTCTCCCCTTGCGGGAGAGGGGTTGGGGAGAGGGGGCGATCCTTCCTCCCAAACTATTTGCCAACAACCTGAACAACGGAACCCAGATCATGGCCATCAAAAAAATGACCGACCTGAACCTTGCTGGCAAGCGGGTTCTCATTCGCGAAGACCTAAACGTGCCGGTCAAGAACGGCAAGATCTCCAGCGATGCCCGCATCCGCGCTTCCTTGCCGACCATCAAGGCAGCTAAAGATGCAGGCGCCAAAATCATGTTGATGTCCCACCTGGGCCGCCCAGAAGAAGGCGTGTACGACGAAGCCGCCTCCTTAAAGCCAGTTGCTGAGCACCTCACCAAAGCGCTAGGCCAGGAAGTGCGCCTGATTAAAGATTACCTCGATGGCGTTGAAGTGGCCGACGGCGAAGTGGTGCTGTTCGAGAACGTACGCTTCAACAAAGGCGAGAAGAAAGACGACGAAACACTGGCCAAGCAATACGCAGCCCTGTGCGACATCTACGTAATGGACGCCTTCGGCACCGCACACCGCGCCCAGGCCTCCACCCACGGTGTTGCGCGCTTTGCACCAGAAGCCTGCGCCGGCCCATTGCTGGCGGCGGAACTGGATGCCCTCGGCAAAGCCCTGGATAACCCAGCCAAGCCGGTTGTCGCCATTGTTGGTGGCGCCAAAGTTTCCACCAAGCTCGACGTGCTCAACGCCCTCGAGAAAGTGTGCGACCAGATTATCGTAGGCGGCGGCATCGCCAATACCTTCCTTGCCGCAGCCGGCCACCCGGTGGGCAAGTCTCTGTGTGAGCACGAACTGCTGGATACCGCCAGAGACATCGCCTCTCGCGTTAACATCCCGCTGCCAGTAGACGTAGTGGTTGCCAGCGAGTTCGCCGAAAACGCAACGGCCACCATCCGGAACATTTCCGACGTAACCGCAGACGACATGATCCTCGACGTAGGCCCAGAAACCGCTGGCCAATTCGCTGAACTGCTCAAGAACGCCAAAACCATTCTGTGGAACGGTCCGGTAGGCGTGTTTGAATTTGACCAGTTTGCCAACGGCACCAAAACCCTGGCCGAAGCCATCGCCAATAGCGGTGCCTTCTCGCTGGCCGGCGGCGGTGACACAGTCGCTGCCGTTGACAAATACGGCATAGCTGACAAGATCTCGTATATTTCCACCGGCGGTGGAGCCTTCCTGGAGTTTGTGGAAGGTAAAGTGCTGCCAGCCGTTGCCGTACTGGAAGAGCGCGGCGCGAAGTAAACTTTTTTCGATTTACGATTTACCAAGCTGTTTTGAAATCATTTTCGTAACTATTTTTGCAACTATCTTTGTAACTATCTTTGTAACTAAGGAGACAACCAAATGGCCCTGATTTCGATGCGGCAAATGCTGGACCACGCCGCCGAGCATGGTTACGGTGTGCCAGCCTTTAACGTAAACAACCTAGAACAAATGCGCGCCATCATGGAAGCCGCCGACAAAACCGACTCCCCGGTTATTGTTCAGGCCTCCGCCGGTGCTCGCAAATACGCTGGCGCCCCCTTTCTGCGCCACCTAATTCTCGCAGCTATTGAAGAATGGCCGCACATCCCGGTGGTTATGCACCAGGACCACGGCACCAGCCCGGCCATTTGCCAGCGCTCCATTCAGCTGGGCTTCAGCTCTGTAATGATGGACGGCTCCTTGGGCGAAGACGGCAAAACGCCTATGGACTACGAATACAACGTAGACGTAACCCGCCGTACCGTAGACATGGCCCACGCCTGTGGCGTATCCGTAGAAGGCGAGCTGGGTTGCTTGGGTTCTCTAGAAACCGGCCAAGCCGGTGAAGAAGACGGCATTGGCGCCGAAGGTACTCTGGACATGAGCCAGATGCTGACCGACCCAGAAGAAGCCGCAGACTTCGTGAAGAGAACCCACGTAGACGCCCTAGCCATCGCCATCGGCACCAGCCACGGCGCCTACAAGTTCACCCGCCCGCCCACAGGCGACATTCTGGCCATCGAGCAGATCAAAGCCATTCACAAACGCATTCCAGACACCCACCTGGTTATGCACGGCTCTAGCTCCGTACCCCAGGAATGGCTGAAAATCATCAACGAATACGGCGGTGAGATGCCCGAAACCTACGGTGTACCGGTTGAGGAAATCGTGGAAGGCATCAAGCACGGTGTGCGTAAAATAAACATCGACACCGACCTGCGCCTAGCCAGCACCGGCGCTGTGCGTCGCTTCCTGGCCGAGAACCCAGCCGAATTCGACCCGCGCAAATTCCTGCAAGCAACCATGGTAGCCATGACCGACATCTGCGTGGCACGCTACGAAGCCTTTGGTTGTGCTGGTAATGCGAGCAAGATCAAGCCGATCAACCTTGAGCGCATGTTTGAGCGTTATGAGGCTGGTGAGTTGGATCCTAAGGTTAAGTAAGGCAGTTGTTATGCAGCCCCGGGTGCCTTGCCCGGGGCTGTGATTTTCCCTCCCTCAAACCCTCCTCTCGATATTCGCCGTTGGTGCATATATCCCAAAAAAACGGCTGCTAGTCGTAATTTCCGTTAAAATTAACGAAGTTTTGCAAAAGGCAAAGGTAAGTAGTCCAGACATGGTCTAGTGTGGGTAGCTATACGCTATGAACACCGATTGTTAGGGATAACGGCCGATGACCTCTTCAGTACTGATACAGCCTCTTTTTTTCAACCTCGGGTGTTTCACCTATTGGGTGGAGCTCGGCCTGTGGGTGATGCGGCGCTGTTCGAAAGAAAACTCAGAGCGACTACCCGAAACGGCAGGGCGCCGACGAGTCTTCGTTATTGCAATAATGACGCGTTCTGTCTAATACGCTGTTGGGG from Marinobacter sp. LV10R510-11A harbors:
- a CDS encoding metalloregulator ArsR/SmtB family transcription factor, which gives rise to MTSSSAHANQISSVDVLAPIFKASGDPLRLEILRVLRRDTFGVLELSQLFDMRQSGMSHHLKVMHKAGLLEPQREGNAIFYRRPLHLDNEKPTDQTIRQIFDAVDRAPLPAHLQEKIESIRNQRADQSQAFFSRHSEQFREQQELIAAFNLYAAPVADMIRKRTRKTRWQTALEIGPGEGGFLPVLSELCEHVVALDNSRDMLAKATRTCIDARLNNIDLIEGVTDTLLARGDAFDLVVANMVLHHVPSPADIFLDAAALMNNGGCLVVSDLCSHDQNWAKENCGDLWLGFEPEELTAWAAAAGLKAGEQLFIGLRNGFQIQVREFWKTHLPLR
- the tkt gene encoding transketolase, whose translation is MPSRTDLANAIRALSMDAVQKAKSGHPGAPMGMADIAEVLWNDYLSHNPANPQWANRDRFMLSNGHGSMLQYSLLHLSGYDVSIDDIKNFRQLHSKTPGHPEYGYTPGVETTTGPLGQGMANAVGFALAEKTLAAQFNRPGHNVVDHYTYAFLGDGCLMEGISHEVSSLAGTLGLGKLIMFYDDNGISIDGKVDGWFTDNTPQRFESYGWQVIAKVDGHNSDAVRAAIEAGRANTSQPTLICCKTIIGFGSPNKQGSEAAHGAALGEDEIVLTREALGWDHGSFEIPSDIYQAWNAKDKGTKAENAWNDTFAAYEKAEPELAAELKRRMAGDLPADFSEKAQAYIQECQDKSETIASRKASLNALNAYGPLLPELLGGSADLAGSNLTIWNGSKGVTKEDASGNYIYYGVREFGMAAIMNGIALHGGFVPYGATFLIFMEYCRNAVRMAALMKQRTIFVFTHDSIGLGEDGPTHQPVEQLASLRTTPNMSTWRPADAVESAVAWKSALERTDGPTALVFSRQNLPAQARDAQQLADVAKGAYILSDSEGSPDLIMIATGSEVGLAQDSAAKLREQGSNVRVVSMPSTDVFDAQSAEYKQQVLPIEITNRMAIEAAIADYWYKYVGLDGRVVGMTTFGESAPAGELFKEFGFTVDNVLEVAAELLSA
- a CDS encoding type I glyceraldehyde-3-phosphate dehydrogenase, with translation MTASAPFRIAINGYGRIGQCVLRALYENGFRDRLQVVAINELSDIDTIAHLTRYDSTHGRFTGSIAVQGQDLIINGDSIRVLRHSDPAELPWKELDIDLVLECSGSFSDRATAELHLQAGAKRLLFSQPAESDVDRTVVYGINQAELTEADRIVAAGSCTTNCLVPVITVLDKAFGVEQGSTTTIHAAMNDQPVIDAYHQQDLRLTRSALHNIVPVDTGLARGVERLLPHMEGRFSSVALRVPTMNVSAIDMVFNVRQATDVITVNQVLKEAASGPLKGILDYTDELLASSDFNHDAHSGVVDGGQTRVTRGTMVKVLCWFDNEWGFASRMLDVSQSWLQKVG
- a CDS encoding phosphoglycerate kinase, encoding MAIKKMTDLNLAGKRVLIREDLNVPVKNGKISSDARIRASLPTIKAAKDAGAKIMLMSHLGRPEEGVYDEAASLKPVAEHLTKALGQEVRLIKDYLDGVEVADGEVVLFENVRFNKGEKKDDETLAKQYAALCDIYVMDAFGTAHRAQASTHGVARFAPEACAGPLLAAELDALGKALDNPAKPVVAIVGGAKVSTKLDVLNALEKVCDQIIVGGGIANTFLAAAGHPVGKSLCEHELLDTARDIASRVNIPLPVDVVVASEFAENATATIRNISDVTADDMILDVGPETAGQFAELLKNAKTILWNGPVGVFEFDQFANGTKTLAEAIANSGAFSLAGGGDTVAAVDKYGIADKISYISTGGGAFLEFVEGKVLPAVAVLEERGAK
- the fba gene encoding class II fructose-bisphosphate aldolase (catalyzes the reversible aldol condensation of dihydroxyacetonephosphate and glyceraldehyde 3-phosphate in the Calvin cycle, glycolysis, and/or gluconeogenesis) — encoded protein: MALISMRQMLDHAAEHGYGVPAFNVNNLEQMRAIMEAADKTDSPVIVQASAGARKYAGAPFLRHLILAAIEEWPHIPVVMHQDHGTSPAICQRSIQLGFSSVMMDGSLGEDGKTPMDYEYNVDVTRRTVDMAHACGVSVEGELGCLGSLETGQAGEEDGIGAEGTLDMSQMLTDPEEAADFVKRTHVDALAIAIGTSHGAYKFTRPPTGDILAIEQIKAIHKRIPDTHLVMHGSSSVPQEWLKIINEYGGEMPETYGVPVEEIVEGIKHGVRKINIDTDLRLASTGAVRRFLAENPAEFDPRKFLQATMVAMTDICVARYEAFGCAGNASKIKPINLERMFERYEAGELDPKVK